One stretch of Halichoerus grypus chromosome 8, mHalGry1.hap1.1, whole genome shotgun sequence DNA includes these proteins:
- the LOC118537736 gene encoding transmembrane and coiled-coil domain-containing protein 5B-like: MEVAGQDPLDDVQEMMEIPKLEVTKQNLDYLNSDLEKDLQRLDEANQVLLRKIQEKEEAIQSLEGEIALSLGRANEREELNHIASEKEETLRNLESETAKLEKSNKILSRNVVELQKKISRRHKNDGLNKEALKQMLAELKVRLQKSTESCTKQEKELLKIENDYQSLHQLCEDQAHYIKKYQEILRQMEKEKEVMLLEKEVFKAQNNSSQIVKPGSILVETIQSNMEKTIIKKQKRIFWYRHFRCLVFMVMIFIRLLGYALFHLQYINPDLLVDALPMVMSRDTLKRLREVLFPFLTLEVEEVLPH; encoded by the exons ATGGAAGTAGCTGGACAGGACCCACTGGATGATGT GCAGGAGATGATGGAAATACCGAAATTAGAAGtcacaaaacaaaaccttgacTACCTGAACTCAGACCTTGAAAAGGACCTGCAGAGACTGGATGAGGCAAATCAAGTTCTTCTCAGGAAAAttcaagagaaggaagaagctaTTCAAAG TCTGGAAGGAGAGATTGCCCTGTCACTAGGACGAGCCAACGAGAGGGAGGAGTTGAACCATATCGCATCAGAGAAGGAGGAAACCTTGAGGAACCTGGAATCAGAGACAGCAAAGCTG GAAAAAAGCAACAAGATTCTGAGCAGGAATGTGGTAGAGCTTCAGAAGAAG ATTTCAAGGAGACATAAGAATGATGGCCTTAATAAAGAAGCCCTAAAGCAGATGTTGGCAGAACTGAAG gtcagACTACAAAAGTCAACAGAGTCCTgcacaaagcaagagaaggaactgCTCAAG atAGAGAACGACTACCAATCTTTGCATCAGCTCTGTGAGGACCAGGCCCACTACATAAAG AAATACCAGGAAATTCTGAGgcagatggaaaaggaaaaagaggtgaTGCTTCTTGAAAAAGAAGT ATTCAAAGCCCAGAACAACTCTTCCCAAATTGTGAAACCTGGGTCAATTCTGGTAGAGACCATCCAAAGCAACATG GAGAAGACCATCattaagaaacagaagagaatctTTTGGTACAG GCATTTCAGGTGTCTTGTCTTCATGGTCATGATCTTCATTAGGCTGCTGGGTTATGCGCTTTTCCACCTGCAGTACATAAACCCAGACCTTCTTGTGGATGCCCTACCCATGGTAATGAGCAGGGACACCTTGAAGAGGCTGAGGGAAGTCTTATTTCCCTTCCTCACTCTAGAGGTGGAAGAAGTTCTACCGCATTAA